From a region of the Arachis ipaensis cultivar K30076 chromosome B09, Araip1.1, whole genome shotgun sequence genome:
- the LOC107618220 gene encoding CTP synthase isoform X2 yields MKYVLISGGVVSGLGKGVTASSIGVVLKACGLRVTSIKIDPYLNIDAGTMSPFEHGEVFVLDDGGEVDLDLGNYERFLDVTLTKDNNITTGKIYQSVLEKERRGDYLGKTVQVVPHITDAIKDWVQSVAAIPVDGQEGPADVCVIELGGTVGDIESMPFIEALRQLSFSVGPDNFCLIHVSLIPVLGVVGEQKTKPTQHSVRELRALGLTPHLLACRSAEPLLQNTKDKLSQFCHVPVENILNIHDVPNIWHIPLLLRNQNAHHSILQQLNLLEKATSPALQQWTKMAETYDNITDSVKIAMVGKYVGLTDSYLSVIKALLHACVALSLRPSIDWIAASDLEDDSAKSTPQAYATAWETLKRANCVLVPGGFGDRGVKGMMLAAKYARENNVPYLGICLGMQISVIEFARSVLGLERANSVEFDAQTPNPVVIFMPEGSRTHMGSTMRLGSRRTLLQTPDCITSKLYGNSAYVDERHRHRYEVNPDVIRTLEEAGLKFVGKDETGNRMEILELPSHPYYVGVQFHPEFKSRPARPSALFLGLILSATGKLEAYVSRRQNGS; encoded by the exons ATGAAGTACGTTTTGATCAGTGGAGGAGTCGTTAGTGGCCTTGGGAAAGGCGTCACAGCAAGCAGCATAGGAGTGGTTCTCAAAGCGTGCGGCCTCCGCGTAACTTCCATCAAAATTG ATCCGTACTTGAATATTGACGCTGGCACCATGTCTCCCTTTGAGCATGGAGAGGTTTTTGTTCTCGACGACGGAGGAGAG gtggATTTGGATTTGGGAAATTACGAGCGCTTCTTGGATGTTACGCTTACGAAGGATAACAACATCACCACGGGGAAAATATACCAG TCTGTTCTTGAGAAGGAACGTAGAGGAGATTATCTTGGAAAAACTGTTCAG GTTGTTCCACATATCACTGATGCCATTAAGGATTGGGTTCAATCAGTTGCCGCAATTCCGGTCGATGGGCAGGAAGGGCCGGCAGATGTTTGTGTGATTGAGCTGGGTGGTACAGTTG GGGACATTGAATCTATGCCATTTATTGAGGCTCTAAGGCAGTTGTCTTTTTCAGTGG GGCCTGACAACTTCTGCCTCATCCATGTTAGCCTGATACCGGTTTTGGGTGTAGTGGGAGAGCAA AAAACAAAGCCTACACAACACAGTGTCAGGGAACTTAGAGCATTAGGCCTGACCCCTCATCTCTTAGCATGCCGTTCTGCAGAG CCTCTTCTGCAAAATACAAAGGATAAACTCTCACAGTTTTGCCATGTTCCA GTTGAAAATATACTGAATATCCATGATGTACCGAATATTTGGCATATTCCCCTATTACTTAGG AACCAAAATGCTCACCATTCAATTCTGCAGCAGCTGAACTTACTGGA AAAGGCTACATCTCCTGCTTTACAGCAATGGACAAAGATGGCTGAGACATATGATAATATTACTGATTCT GTGAAGATTGCGATGGTGGGAAAGTATGTTGGTCTAACAGACTCATATTTATCTGTTATAAAG GCCCTTCTGCATGCTTGTGTTGCATTGTcattgaggccatcaattgacTGGATTGCAGCTTCTGACCTTGAAGATGACAGTGCTAAATCT ACACCACAAGCATATGCTACTGCGTGGGAGACTCTCAAG AGGGCTAATTGTGTCTTGGTTCCCGGGGGTTTTGGAGATCGTGGTGTCAAAGGTATGATGCTGGCTGCCAAATATGCCAGAGAGAACAATGTTCCTTACCTGGGCATTTGCTTGGGAATGCAAATTTCTGTTATTGAATTTGCTAGATCC GTTTTGGGCCTGGAAAGAGCAAACAGTGTAGAGTTTGATGCCCAAACACCAAACCCCGTAGTGATTTTCATGCCAGAA GGTTCACGGACACATATGGGAAGTACCATGAGGCTTGGATCTCGAAGAACACTTCTACAGACACCTGATTGTATTACTTCTAAGCT GTATGGCAATTCAGCATATGTTGATGAACGACATCGGCACAGATATGAG GTCAATCCAGATGTTATCAGAACTTTAGAAGAAGCTGGACTGAAATTTGTTGGGAAGGATGAAACAGGAAATCGGATGGAG ATCTTAGAGCTTCCAAGTCATCCATACTATGTAGGTGTGCAATTTCATCCAGAATTCAAATCCCGGCCAGCAAGACCCTCTGCTTTGTTTCTAG GTCTCATATTGTCAGCAACCGGGAAGTTGGAAGCATATGTTAGTAGACGTCAGAATGGAAGTTAA
- the LOC107618220 gene encoding CTP synthase isoform X1: MKYVLISGGVVSGLGKGVTASSIGVVLKACGLRVTSIKIDPYLNIDAGTMSPFEHGEVFVLDDGGEVDLDLGNYERFLDVTLTKDNNITTGKIYQVLVKSVLEKERRGDYLGKTVQVVPHITDAIKDWVQSVAAIPVDGQEGPADVCVIELGGTVGDIESMPFIEALRQLSFSVGPDNFCLIHVSLIPVLGVVGEQKTKPTQHSVRELRALGLTPHLLACRSAEPLLQNTKDKLSQFCHVPVENILNIHDVPNIWHIPLLLRNQNAHHSILQQLNLLEKATSPALQQWTKMAETYDNITDSVKIAMVGKYVGLTDSYLSVIKALLHACVALSLRPSIDWIAASDLEDDSAKSTPQAYATAWETLKRANCVLVPGGFGDRGVKGMMLAAKYARENNVPYLGICLGMQISVIEFARSVLGLERANSVEFDAQTPNPVVIFMPEGSRTHMGSTMRLGSRRTLLQTPDCITSKLYGNSAYVDERHRHRYEVNPDVIRTLEEAGLKFVGKDETGNRMEILELPSHPYYVGVQFHPEFKSRPARPSALFLGLILSATGKLEAYVSRRQNGS; the protein is encoded by the exons ATGAAGTACGTTTTGATCAGTGGAGGAGTCGTTAGTGGCCTTGGGAAAGGCGTCACAGCAAGCAGCATAGGAGTGGTTCTCAAAGCGTGCGGCCTCCGCGTAACTTCCATCAAAATTG ATCCGTACTTGAATATTGACGCTGGCACCATGTCTCCCTTTGAGCATGGAGAGGTTTTTGTTCTCGACGACGGAGGAGAG gtggATTTGGATTTGGGAAATTACGAGCGCTTCTTGGATGTTACGCTTACGAAGGATAACAACATCACCACGGGGAAAATATACCAGGTGCTTGTGAAA TCTGTTCTTGAGAAGGAACGTAGAGGAGATTATCTTGGAAAAACTGTTCAG GTTGTTCCACATATCACTGATGCCATTAAGGATTGGGTTCAATCAGTTGCCGCAATTCCGGTCGATGGGCAGGAAGGGCCGGCAGATGTTTGTGTGATTGAGCTGGGTGGTACAGTTG GGGACATTGAATCTATGCCATTTATTGAGGCTCTAAGGCAGTTGTCTTTTTCAGTGG GGCCTGACAACTTCTGCCTCATCCATGTTAGCCTGATACCGGTTTTGGGTGTAGTGGGAGAGCAA AAAACAAAGCCTACACAACACAGTGTCAGGGAACTTAGAGCATTAGGCCTGACCCCTCATCTCTTAGCATGCCGTTCTGCAGAG CCTCTTCTGCAAAATACAAAGGATAAACTCTCACAGTTTTGCCATGTTCCA GTTGAAAATATACTGAATATCCATGATGTACCGAATATTTGGCATATTCCCCTATTACTTAGG AACCAAAATGCTCACCATTCAATTCTGCAGCAGCTGAACTTACTGGA AAAGGCTACATCTCCTGCTTTACAGCAATGGACAAAGATGGCTGAGACATATGATAATATTACTGATTCT GTGAAGATTGCGATGGTGGGAAAGTATGTTGGTCTAACAGACTCATATTTATCTGTTATAAAG GCCCTTCTGCATGCTTGTGTTGCATTGTcattgaggccatcaattgacTGGATTGCAGCTTCTGACCTTGAAGATGACAGTGCTAAATCT ACACCACAAGCATATGCTACTGCGTGGGAGACTCTCAAG AGGGCTAATTGTGTCTTGGTTCCCGGGGGTTTTGGAGATCGTGGTGTCAAAGGTATGATGCTGGCTGCCAAATATGCCAGAGAGAACAATGTTCCTTACCTGGGCATTTGCTTGGGAATGCAAATTTCTGTTATTGAATTTGCTAGATCC GTTTTGGGCCTGGAAAGAGCAAACAGTGTAGAGTTTGATGCCCAAACACCAAACCCCGTAGTGATTTTCATGCCAGAA GGTTCACGGACACATATGGGAAGTACCATGAGGCTTGGATCTCGAAGAACACTTCTACAGACACCTGATTGTATTACTTCTAAGCT GTATGGCAATTCAGCATATGTTGATGAACGACATCGGCACAGATATGAG GTCAATCCAGATGTTATCAGAACTTTAGAAGAAGCTGGACTGAAATTTGTTGGGAAGGATGAAACAGGAAATCGGATGGAG ATCTTAGAGCTTCCAAGTCATCCATACTATGTAGGTGTGCAATTTCATCCAGAATTCAAATCCCGGCCAGCAAGACCCTCTGCTTTGTTTCTAG GTCTCATATTGTCAGCAACCGGGAAGTTGGAAGCATATGTTAGTAGACGTCAGAATGGAAGTTAA
- the LOC107619697 gene encoding uncharacterized protein LOC107619697 produces MPLTKKNSDLSHRAWKLLRVSLLWARKGGVFKRRLAMELRLVPKYLKRLGHTTTSSSQSNQIHYFERELSFDKTPIFHVKMYRPNSSMRFLHLPHIPCINPHVDFDYDFEDDNADHNNHEEEWKDDGEEQEEGIDKRAEEFIAKFYEQMKLQRQISYLQYNGTPNRDTTTC; encoded by the coding sequence ATGCCTTTGACGAAGAAGAACAGTGATCTTTCTCACAGAGCATGGAAGCTGTTGAGGGTTTCATTGCTATGGGCTCGCAAAGGGGGCGTGTTCAAGCGCAGGCTTGCGATGGAGCTGCGTCTTGTGCCCAAGTACTTGAAGCGCCTCGGCCACACAACAACGTCTTCATCACAAAGCAATCAAATTCATTACTTTGAGCGTGAGCTCTCATTTGATAAGACTCCAATCTTCCATGTCAAGATGTACCGTCCTAATTCCTCCATGCGCTTCCTTCACTTGCCTCACATCCCATGTATAAATCCTCACGTTGATTTCGACTACGACTTTGAAGATGACAATGCCGACCACAATAATCATGAAGAGGAATGGAAAGATGAtggagaagaacaagaagaagggaTTGATAAGAGAGCTGAGGAGTTCATTGCTAAGTTCTACGAGCAAATGAAGCTTCAGCGACAGATTTCTTATCTACAATACAATGGGACACCAAACAGAGACACTACTACTTGTTGA